The Arachis ipaensis cultivar K30076 chromosome B10, Araip1.1, whole genome shotgun sequence DNA window GTATGGCTTGAGTGCTTCGGACTTCCATTACATACATGGTCTGTGGATACTTTTAAAAGGATAGGAGGCCAATGGGGCGAAGTAGTTAGGTGTGCCAGAGAGACAGAATCGTGCAGTTCTTTCACAGTAGGTCGTGTACAGATCGATACGTGTCTAATGGACATAATCGAAGAATGGGTCCATATCAACGTTGGCACCAGGGGATATGATGTTTTCGTAAAGGAAATTGGATATGAGCCGTGTGACCTGCACTATACTGAAAGACTTGGTGATCAAAAGATAATAAACAGTGAACAAAGAAATCACGGCAGAACGAGCAAGGTGCCAGGAGTGGATTTGGTGCAGCGACATCAATATGGTTCATTAGATGAGGGCGATCATGAGGAGGAGTTGATGTTACTGGTAACACGAGGAGAGGAAGATGACAATGGCAGATTAGAAATTCCACacaattttttgaatgaatggacTGATGACAATAATTACCATAATTGCTTGAAAATCATAACTGATCAAGTAATTACTGGCGATAATCAAGGAATGGCATATTTGGGGGGAGGTACCGTTACAGGGGAGGAGGCAGGGTCTGAGAGGACAGTCACGTGTGTTTTAAATGGATTAGCACATGGGTCCACTAAGGCCAAACAGAAAGCAGCTCCACCAAATACAGTTTGGGCCAGCAACAAAATTAAGATGGTTAAGGGGGTGAAGGGCCAAACAGGCCCAACATCAGCTGAAGCAAGCGAATCTGTAACTGGGCCTGAGTTGGGAGTTCCGGGTCGGGTGCTGGCCGAATCACGTAACAACGCAGGCGACTGGTGTGGTTGCAGTGCCAACAGCAAGTGAACCCTCGAGGATGACGCAGGCGGGGGCGTTGGGGCTGGGCACGAGGGACGTCGACAGTCTCCGCTCCTTGACAACACCCAGCGCCGTGGTGTAGTTTCTCCCACTCTCACTGAAGAACTCGGGCTGGGAGGGCTGGCATGTGAAGACCCCGTCTCCAACGATGGCTGCAAGACAACAGATTTGGCGGCAAGAATTGCTATTAGGGCGAATAAAGATGAGGAACAGAATCTGGGGGAAGCAGGAGAAAGGATAGACTTGGCTGTGGATAATGAAGAGAAAGGTGTGAAGGTAGTTGGCAGCGGCACTCAAGGGAGGCATGTGAGTCAAGAGGGGTGTGCGGCGGCTTATGTACAATTCGAAGCCGACGTTGATAGAGGTCAGGTAATTGCCCAAAGTGGTAAGGAGGTGGCTGTAGGGCGCGAGGAAGACGGTAGTGAAGGGAACGAGTGTGGGGAAGAGCTAGGAATGGCATGCGCAGAAGACGGTGATGCTCACTCTTCAAATTTGGAGGAACAGATGCTAGAGAACAAAAGAACGTGGGAGTTGGCAAAGGAGTCAGGTGCCATGATATACAATGAGGAGGATGACATTATGGCAATCCTCCAAGCACAAAATGAAGAGATAGATCGTAAAAGGAAAGCAGCAAAGCAGAAGGAGAAATTGAGACGCTGCAGACCCAAACATAAAAAGCAGGTGTGTTAGAAGCTTTTTAAATGATCTTTTGTTCTTAGAATGCTAGGGGGTTGAGGGGTGATGGAAGTTTAGCATGGTAAAGAACCTCAAGAATAAACATAGATTAGATCTGTTGGGCTTGATTGAGACTAAACGGGAGATAGTGACGAGATATGATGTGGCAAGAATATGGGGGCAGGATAGTGCGGGTTGGGAATATGTAGGATCTGAAGGTGCAGCAGGTGGAATTCTATTAATATGGGATGAATCAGTGTTTAAATCGAATAATTGCTATAAAGGGGAGAGATGGCTATGTGTTGAAGGGGTCCTGGTGAAGAGTAGTTTCAACTGTGCGTTTTTCTTGGTATATGGTGCACATGACAGGGATGCGAAGTTGAAGGTGTGGGAAGAGCTGAGCTATATAGCTGGGTTATGCCAGGTGCCGAGTTGTTATATGGGAGATTTTAATGAAATAGTAAATGTGGAGGAGCGACAAGAAGCAGATGGGTTATCTCGGTTTGCGGAAGAATTCAAGGATTGGATACAAGATATGGAGTTAGTGGACTTGCTGCTCAATGATCGTATGTTCACATGGTTTTGGGGACGATCTTGTAGTCGTATTGATAGAGCTCTGGTTAGCCTGGAGTGGTTAGAGCAGTTTCCGGAGACGCGGATACAAGATGGACCGAGGGGATTGTCAGATCATTGTCCTATTATATTAGAAGACAAAAAACAAAGGGGAGGTCCAAGGCCATTCAGAAGCTTAGATTCCTGGTTTACACATGAAGGGTTCCTCAGAATGGTGAAAGAGGAGTGGAGAGGATTGGGGCAGATTCAGTTCACAGATAAATTGAAGGCGTTGACAGTCCCGTTGGGGAGATGGCATAAGGCCAATTTTAGTGATATGGACAAGAAGATTACGACCTTTGAggaagaaattaagaagataGATGATATGGTGAGCAGTGGAGTGTATGACGGTACGATGGAGGCTAGACGAAAAGTACTGGTCACTTGTTGTGAGAGGTGGTATGTGAGAAAAGAAATTTATTGGAAGCAGATGTCCAGATCGTGACAAGCCAA harbors:
- the LOC107620524 gene encoding uncharacterized protein LOC107620524 yields the protein MVKNLKNKHRLDLLGLIETKREIVTRYDVARIWGQDSAGWEYVGSEGAAGGILLIWDESVFKSNNCYKGERWLCVEGVLVKSSFNCAFFLVYGAHDRDAKLKVWEELSYIAGLCQVPSCYMGDFNEIVNVEERQEADGLSRFAEEFKDWIQDMELVDLLLNDRMFTWFWGRSCSRIDRALVSLEWLEQFPETRIQDGPRGLSDHCPIILEDKKQRGGPRPFRSLDSWFTHEGFLRMVKEEWRGLGQIQFTDKLKALTVPLGRWHKANFSDMDKKITTFEEEIKKIDDMVSSGVYDGTMEARRKGESPMMGFRDDLVRRIGQDDAKKLEMMPSADEIREAVWDCGTVSLLRHLAVTGTT